A window from Hemibagrus wyckioides isolate EC202008001 linkage group LG17, SWU_Hwy_1.0, whole genome shotgun sequence encodes these proteins:
- the si:ch211-149e23.4 gene encoding uncharacterized protein si:ch211-149e23.4, with protein sequence MFLPIFVAFGLLLNFTQSLENQAIIIDHAVTGVLGEDVHLQCLYSGTQDITDSSWKHLDLRKQRAKMVAGFKSGKPFTNKDSFSSPASKTNLTVKVNLNSLDLEGEYSCVFSADEDEIMDRLFLKILARPSVSTHAEEEVLNGTHYQSIFCSASGAKPNASLHWDIRGSPPSEAIFSIHNTMSEFPNGTFSTLSMLRFPIHMNNESRVACVIQHPALAEPSTTVIQLPTFVSPNVTMEVALIEKEGKAFFEVLCTAKGGRPHPSITWIQPESADTSCSANLTTFESVSSSHCFPLDGHEGKNVTCIFGYQHLSAFERTVTLPTYYLNSLHLTNSSINVNHFNTSDLFILEEEDSDIRFRMEVLGNVPRYTINCSKDGKPLSKDVNVVVSDLMIKGPVGAIHAGQYQCQASYYRHTASLQFEIEVKPRVQVPAPIHVTLLTNTTWVNGLQYIEVKCMADNVSPGANITWDTRDCRSAFEPGNIVSGSQQEHSVVWNMARLSIYSYAGCTVICMVHHGGLEKPVQKSIHIPLIGPPRSYVRVALQKDTTHWAAVCEYESDGSIPNISWVISDTNTATPLTVNATKEGSKVLVTSIYKFELCQNEGKFLTCVIHNMYGEVKRGTIHVPNFFISSIVVLNKTIPLHGSHGKRADVYRVALKEHVSNQRILFRVNGNASACDIKCFRSNGLSAHTVGMALVFAQQVSERDAGLYTCRASWYNHNATITILVEVTSQEMQSMILILISLSSAVAITLILMVTLCIFCKKSEESHSSSQDWKKRESLAALMQDPRSPELKKARGQEYAELVHYSIVIDVKSTV encoded by the exons ATGTTTTTGCCAATATTTGTGGCATTTGGACTTCTCCTTAATTTCACCCAGAGCTTGGAAAATCAAG CCATCATTATAGACCATGCTGTAACAGGAGTGTTAGGAGAGGATGTGCACCTGCAGTGTTTGTACTCTGGCACACAAGATATCACTGATTCCTCCTGGAAGCACCTGGATTTAAGAAAACAAAGAGCAAAGATGGTGGCAGGATTCAAAAGTGGCAAACCATTCACAAACAAAGACAGCTTCTCCAGTCCAGCATCAAAAACCAATCTTACTGTGAAAGTGAATTTAAACAGCTTAGACCTAGAGGGAGAGTACTCATGTGTGTTCAGCGCAGATGAAGACGAAATAATGGATAGACTGTTCCTTAAAATCCTAG CTCGGCCCAGTGTGAGCACCCATGCAGAGGAAGAAGTTCTGAATGGAACTCATTACCAAAGCATCTTCTGTTCAGCTTCCGGTGCCAAGCCCAATGCAAGTCTCCACTGGGATATCCGTGGGTCACCACCTAGTGAGGCCATTTTCTCCATCCACAACACAATGTCCGAATTTCCAAATGGCACATTCAGTACTCTCAGCATGCTACGTTTCCCCATCCATATGAATAATGAGAGTCGTGTTGCCTGTGTGATTCAGCACCCAGCTTTGGCTGAACCTAGCACAACTGTTATACAGTTACCAACATTTG TTTCCCCAAATGTAACTATGGAAGTGGCCCTGAtcgaaaaagaaggaaaagccTTCTTTGAGGTCCTCTGCACAGCAAAAGGAGGGAGGCCTCATCCATCAATCACCTGGATCCAACCTGAATCTGCAGACACATCATGCTCTGCTAATCTCACAACATTTGAGTCAGTTTCTAGTTCTCACTGTTTCCCATTAGATGGACATGAGGGTAAAAATGTCACCTGCATTTTTGGTTACCAGCATCTTTCTGCCTTTGAGAGAACTGTTACACTGCCAACATACT ATCTCAACTCTCTTCATCTGACAAACAGCAGTATTAATGTGAACCATTTCAACACTTCTGATTTGTTCATATTAGAAGAGGAGGACAGTGACATCAGATTCAGGATGGAAGTGTTGGGAAATGTTCCAAGATATACAATTAATTGCTCAAA GGATGGTAAACCTCTGTCAAAGGATGTGAATGTGGTTGTCAGTGATCTCATGATAAAAGGTCCTGTTGGGGCAATTCATGCAGGCCAATACCAGTGCCAAGCCTCCTACTACAGACATACAGCCTCTTTACAGTTTGAAATAGAAGTGAAGCCTAGAGTCCAAGTACCAG CTCCCATCCATGTGACACTCCTCACCAACACAACTTGGGTGAATGGGCTTCAGTATATAGAAGTGAAATGCATGGCAGACAACGTGTCTCCTGGTGCCAATATTACTTGGGACACAAGAGACTGCAGAAGTGCCTTTGAGCCTGGAAATATTGTGTCTGGAAGTCAGCAGGAGCACAGTGTGGTATGGAACATGGCACGGCTCTCGATTTATTCTTATGCAGGATGCACCGTAATTTGTATGGTGCACCATGGCGGGTTAGAGAAACCGGTACAAAAGAGCATTCATATCCCTTTAATAG GACCACCCAGAAGTTATGTGAGAGTTGCTTTACAGAAAGACACCACACACTGGGCTGCTGTGTGTGAATACGAAAGTGATGGGTCCATACCCAACATCTCCTGGGTCATTTCTGATACCAATACAGCCACACCTTTAACTGTAAATGCCACAAAAGAGGGCAGTAAAGTGCTAGTTACAAGCATTTATAAATTTGAACTGTGCCAAAATGAGGGAAAGTTCTTGACATGTGTGATCCATAATATGTACGGGGAAGTCAAAAGAGGAACCATACATGTCCCAAATTTCT TTATCTCGTCTATCGTGGTTTTGAACAAAACTATCCCACTGCATGGGAGCCATGGGAAACGTGCTGATGTATACAGAGTGGCATTAAAGGAACATGTTTCCAATCAGAGGATACTTTTTAGAGTTAATGGAAATGCATCAGCATGTGATATCAAATGCTTCAG ATCCAATGGACTTTCTGCACACACTGTTGGTATGGCCCTGGTTTTTGCTCAGCAAGTGTCAGAGAGGGATGCTGGTTTGTACACATGCAGAGCATCCTGGTACAATCACAATGCCACAATCACTATTCTGGTGGAAGTAACCAGCCAGGAAATGCAGAGCA TGATACTTATCCTGATCAGCTTGTCCTCTGCTGTTGCAATCACCCTCATATTGATGGTCACACTCTGCATATTCTG cAAAAAAAGTGAAGAAAGTCACTCTTCATCGCAG GACTGGAAGAAGCGTGAATCTCTGGCTGCCCTGATGCAGGACCCACGCTCACCAGAACTCAAGAAGGCCAGAGGGCAGGAGTATGCAGAGCTTGTGCACTACTCCATAGTGATTGATGTGAAAAGTACAGTGTGA